In a single window of the Anas acuta chromosome 24, bAnaAcu1.1, whole genome shotgun sequence genome:
- the PLEKHA6 gene encoding pleckstrin homology domain-containing family A member 6 isoform X4, which produces MSSKAGGKRPATSSSSEPSNHAMVSEVPPERPGGRASRPSRKGIAFGKRSNSMKRNPNAAVTKSGWLYKQASSGVKQWNKRWFVLVDRCLFYYKDEKEESILGSIPLLSFRVAAVQPSDNISRKHTFKVTVCWVEEVPASNGQSLSPQAEHAGIRTYFFSAENTEEQESWIQAMGEAARVQIPPTQRHEKTDSENIPPSKHHHHRNAVHREHPKADPDAKTRGEGDGRGSEKMERKPERMESKKEPLAKANGIAGQEMPSEPGSPYPEGPRVPPSTERPTQPNGWPYSSPSRPGSTAYPPPDGESAAHRRSFAPRTNPEKIAQRKSSMTQLQQWVNLRRGNVPPEELRSPTRFYPVSRRVPDYYSPYSPQYPEDYQYYPPGVRPDSICSMPAYERVSPPWALEDKRPSFRNGGPYQLREWKEHPAFGRQDVPLWLAGPGRQPAYFDEVDAASGSLRRMSLQPRSRSVPRSPSQGSYTRACVYSPVRSPSARFERLPPRGEEIYADPAAFMMRRSISSPKYDYLGDRRPVPAGMFPYHYPASPTVHDKMMSESETLISMVNRMVETSSPRAQLYMQVTPFPEAYREPLHAYKISEQDTDKLLGKLCEQNKVLREQERLVQQLRAEKESLESALMGTHQELEMFGSQPAYPEKLLHKKESLQNQLINIRVELSQASTALANSTAEYESLESEVSALHDDLWEQLNLDIQNEMVNRQIQKEIWRIQDVMEGLRKNNPSRGTDTAKHRVAIGPSGTYSSNSPASPLSSASLTSPLSPFSLVSGSQGSPTKPGPSEEPGPPRPPLPKSYVPLEPPPTVPPLPSESRPWPYPTSPSWQRGGEAQRGQPKPSFEQSKKETQRAAAPTAPTEGPPGRQEQEAEKQAALNKVGIVPPRTKSPPEEEVVPAGSMLRRSAGGMANGLGSKERPKSAVFANETKVKMSVEEQIDRMKRHQSGSMKEKRRSLQLLGSQQPDTPGTKAPASYKVVRRHRSIHEVDISDLEAALRSDDPGKVHETPREEIARLRKMELEPQHYDVDINKELSTPDKVLIPERYIELEPDTPLSPEEMKEKQKKVERIKTLIAKSSLQNVIPLGEGEVDTPQDPETQLQEQEKRIEISCALAAEASRRGRMLSAQCATPSPPTSPASPTPPTNPLSSEPSRVADSSHFMRV; this is translated from the exons ATGTCAAGCAAAGCAGGCGGCAAGCGCCCGGcgaccagcagcagcagtgagcccTCCAACCACGCCATGGTGTCGGAGGTGCCCCCGGAGCGCCCCGGAGGCCGG GCATCGCGCCCCTCCCGCAAGGGCATCGCCTTCGGGAAGCGCTCCAACTCCATGAAGAGGAACCCCAACGCTGCCGTGACCAAAAGTGGCTGGCTCTACAAGCAG GCCAGTTCGGGGGTGAAGCAGTGGAACAAGCGCTGGTTCGTGCTGGTGGATCGCTGCCTCTTCTACTACAAAG ACGAGAAGGAGGAGAGCATCCTGGGCAGCATCCCCCTCCTCAGCTTCCGCGTGGCGGCCGTGCAGCCCTCCGACAACATCAGCAGGAAGCACACCTTTAAG GTGACTGTGTGCTGGGTGGAGGAGGTGCCGGCGAGTAACGGGCAGTCCCTGTCTCCCCAGGCCGAGCACGCCGGCATCCGGACCTATTTCTTCAGCGCCGAGAACACGGAGGAGCAGGAATCCTGGATCCAAGCCATGGGCGAAGCCGCCCGGGTGCAGATCCCCCCCACCCAGAG ACACGAGAAGACAGACTCGGAAAACATCCCTCCCAGcaagcaccaccaccaccgcaaCGCCGTGCACCGCGAGCACCCCAAGGCCGACCCCGACGCCAAGACCCGGGGTGAAGGCGACGGCCGGGGCTCGGAGAAGATGGAGAGGAAACCGGAGAGGATGGAGAGCAAGAAGGAACCTTTAGCCAAAGCCAACGGCATCGCGGGGCAGGAGATGCCCTCGGAGCCCGGCAGCCCTTACCCCGAGGGACCCCGGGTGCCACCGAGCACGGAGAGGCCGACGCAGCCCAACGGGTGGCCCTACTCTTCCCCCAGCCGCCCCGGCAGCACCGCCTACCCCCCGCCCGATGGGGAGAGTGCTGCCCATCGCCGCAGCTTTGCCCCCCGCACCAACCCCGAGAAGATCGCCCAGCGCAAGAGCTCCATGAcgcagctgcagcagtgggtGAACCTGCGCCGGGGCAACGTGCCCCCCGAGGAGCTGCGGAG ccccaccaggTTTTACCCCGTTTCTCGCCGGGTACCCGACTACTACTCGCCCTACTCGCCCCAGTACCCCGAGGACTACCAGTACTACCCGCCCGGCGTGCGCCCCGACAGCATCTGCTCCATGCCCGCCTACGAGCGCGTGAGCCCGCCCTGGGCACTGGAGGACAAGCGCCCCTCCTTCCGCAACGGGGGCCCCTACCAGCTCCGGGAGTGGAAGGAGCACCCCGCTTTCGGCCGCCAGGACGTCCCTCTCTGGCTCGCCGGCCCCGGCAGGCAGCCGGCTTATTTCGACGAGGTGGACGCCGCCTCGGGGTCCCTGCGGCGCATGTCGCTGCAGCCCCGCTCCCGCTCCGTGCCGCGCTCGCCCAGTCAGGGCTCCTACACCCGGGCTTGCGTCTACTCCCCCGTCCGCTCGCCCAGCGCCCGTTTCGAGCGGCTGCCGCCCCGGGGAGAGGAGATTTACGCCGACCCCGCCGCCTTCATGATGAGGAGGTCCATCAGTTCGCCCAAG TATGACTACCTGGGCGACAGGCGGCCCGTCCCCGCGGGGATGTTCCCGTACCACTACCCAGCATCTCCTACAGTCCACGACAAAATG ATGAGCGAGAGCGAAACCCTGATCAGTATGGTGAACAGGATGGTGGAGACCTCCTCCCCTAGGGCTCAGCTCTACATGCAA GTGACGCCCTTCCCCGAAGCCTACAGGGAGCCTCTGCACGCCTACAAGATAAGCGAGCAAGACACCGAT aagctgctgggGAAGCTGTGCGAGCAGAACAAGGTGCTGCGGGAGCAGGAGAGGCTGGTGCAGCAGCTCCGAGCGGAGAAG GAGAGCCTGGAGAGTGCCCTGATGGGGACGCACCAGGAGCTGGAGATGTTCGGCAGCCAGCCAGCTTATCCGGAGAAGCTGCTGCACAAGAAGGAATCGCTGCAGAACCAGCTCATCAACATCCGCGTCGAGCTCTCGCAGGCCAGCACG GCTTTGGCCAACAGCACCGCTGAGTACGAGAGCCTGGAGAGCGAGGTGTCCGCCCTGCACGATGACCTCTGGGAGCAGCTGAACCTCGACATCCAG AACGAAATGGTCAACAGGCAGATCCAGAAGGAGATCTGGCGGATCCAGGACGTGATGGAGGGGCTGAGGAAGAACAACCCGTCCCGCGGCACGGACACCGCCAAGCACAGAG tggcCATCGGCCCCTCGGGCACGTACAGCTCCAACAGCCCCGCCAGCCCCCTGAGCTCGGCCAGCCTCACCAGCCCCCTGAGCCCCTTCTCCCTCGTCTCCGGCTCCCAGGGCTCGCCCACCAAGCCGGGTCCCAGCGAG GAACCCGGCCCGCCTCGACCTCCCCTCCCCAAGTCGTACGTCCCCCTGGAGCCTCCTCCGACCGTCCCTCCGCTCCCTAGCGAGAGCCGCCCCTGGCCGTACCCCACCTCCCCTTCCTGGCAGCGAGGCGGCGAGGCGCAGAGGGGACAG CCCAAGCCGAGCTTCGAGCAGAGCAAGAAGGAGACGCAGCGAGCGGCTGCCCCCACTGCCCCCACCGAGGGGCCGCcgggcaggcaggagcaggaggcagagaagcAAGCGGCTCTCAACAAAG TGGGCATCGTGCCCCCCCGAACCAAGTCTCcgccggaggaggaggtggtgccCGCGGGCAGCATGCTGAGGAGGAGCGCCGGCGGCATGGCCAACGGGCTGGGATCCAAG GAGAGGCCGAAGAGCGCCGTGTTTGCCAACGAGACGAAGGTGAAGATGAGCGTGGAGGAGCAGATCGACCGCATGAAGCGCCACCAGAGCGGCTCCATGAAGGAGAAGCGGcgcagcctgcagctgctgggcagccagcagcccgaCACCCCCGGCACGAAGGCACCCGCCTCCTACAAGGTG GTGCGCCGGCACCGCAGCATCCACGAGGTGGACATCTCGGACCTGGAGGCAGCGCTGCGCTCCGACGACCCTGGCAAGGTCCACGAGACGCCCCGGGAGGAGATCGCCCGGCTGCGCAAGATGGAGCTGGAGCCGCAGCACTACGACGTGGATATCAACAAGGAG ctATCCACGCCGGACAAAGTCCTCATCCCCGAGCGGTACATCGAGCTGGAGCCCGACACGCCGCTCAGCCCCGAAGAGatgaaggagaagcagaagaaggtGGAAAGGATAAAAACCCTCATTGCCAAGTCCAG CCTGCAGAACGTCATCCCCCTGGGCGAGGGGGAGGTGGACACCCCCCAGGACCCCGAAacgcagctgcaggagcaggagaagaGGATAGAGATCTCGTGCGCGCTGGCTGCTGAGGCGTCCCGCCGGGGCCGCATGCTCTCGG CTCAATGCGCTACCCCAAgccctcccacctccccagcctccccgacTCCACCGACCAACCCCCTCTCGTCTGAACCATCCCGGGTCGCCGACAGCAGCCATTTTATGCGTGTCTGA
- the PLEKHA6 gene encoding pleckstrin homology domain-containing family A member 6 isoform X7: MSSKAGGKRPATSSSSEPSNHAMVSEVPPERPGGRASRPSRKGIAFGKRSNSMKRNPNAAVTKSGWLYKQASSGVKQWNKRWFVLVDRCLFYYKDEKEESILGSIPLLSFRVAAVQPSDNISRKHTFKVTVCWVEEVPASNGQSLSPQAEHAGIRTYFFSAENTEEQESWIQAMGEAARVQIPPTQRHEKTDSENIPPSKHHHHRNAVHREHPKADPDAKTRGEGDGRGSEKMERKPERMESKKEPLAKANGIAGQEMPSEPGSPYPEGPRVPPSTERPTQPNGWPYSSPSRPGSTAYPPPDGESAAHRRSFAPRTNPEKIAQRKSSMTQLQQWVNLRRGNVPPEELRSPTRFYPVSRRVPDYYSPYSPQYPEDYQYYPPGVRPDSICSMPAYERVSPPWALEDKRPSFRNGGPYQLREWKEHPAFGRQDVPLWLAGPGRQPAYFDEVDAASGSLRRMSLQPRSRSVPRSPSQGSYTRACVYSPVRSPSARFERLPPRGEEIYADPAAFMMRRSISSPKYDYLGDRRPVPAGMFPYHYPASPTVHDKMDELLDLQLQRNLEYLDQQVTPFPEAYREPLHAYKISEQDTDKLLGKLCEQNKVLREQERLVQQLRAEKESLESALMGTHQELEMFGSQPAYPEKLLHKKESLQNQLINIRVELSQASTALANSTAEYESLESEVSALHDDLWEQLNLDIQNEMVNRQIQKEIWRIQDVMEGLRKNNPSRGTDTAKHRVAIGPSGTYSSNSPASPLSSASLTSPLSPFSLVSGSQGSPTKPGPSEEPGPPRPPLPKSYVPLEPPPTVPPLPSESRPWPYPTSPSWQRGGEAQRGQPKPSFEQSKKETQRAAAPTAPTEGPPGRQEQEAEKQAALNKVGIVPPRTKSPPEEEVVPAGSMLRRSAGGMANGLGSKERPKSAVFANETKVKMSVEEQIDRMKRHQSGSMKEKRRSLQLLGSQQPDTPGTKAPASYKVVRRHRSIHEVDISDLEAALRSDDPGKVHETPREEIARLRKMELEPQHYDVDINKELSTPDKVLIPERYIELEPDTPLSPEEMKEKQKKVERIKTLIAKSSLQNVIPLGEGEVDTPQDPETQLQEQEKRIEISCALAAEASRRGRMLSAQCATPSPPTSPASPTPPTNPLSSEPSRVADSSHFMRV; this comes from the exons ATGTCAAGCAAAGCAGGCGGCAAGCGCCCGGcgaccagcagcagcagtgagcccTCCAACCACGCCATGGTGTCGGAGGTGCCCCCGGAGCGCCCCGGAGGCCGG GCATCGCGCCCCTCCCGCAAGGGCATCGCCTTCGGGAAGCGCTCCAACTCCATGAAGAGGAACCCCAACGCTGCCGTGACCAAAAGTGGCTGGCTCTACAAGCAG GCCAGTTCGGGGGTGAAGCAGTGGAACAAGCGCTGGTTCGTGCTGGTGGATCGCTGCCTCTTCTACTACAAAG ACGAGAAGGAGGAGAGCATCCTGGGCAGCATCCCCCTCCTCAGCTTCCGCGTGGCGGCCGTGCAGCCCTCCGACAACATCAGCAGGAAGCACACCTTTAAG GTGACTGTGTGCTGGGTGGAGGAGGTGCCGGCGAGTAACGGGCAGTCCCTGTCTCCCCAGGCCGAGCACGCCGGCATCCGGACCTATTTCTTCAGCGCCGAGAACACGGAGGAGCAGGAATCCTGGATCCAAGCCATGGGCGAAGCCGCCCGGGTGCAGATCCCCCCCACCCAGAG ACACGAGAAGACAGACTCGGAAAACATCCCTCCCAGcaagcaccaccaccaccgcaaCGCCGTGCACCGCGAGCACCCCAAGGCCGACCCCGACGCCAAGACCCGGGGTGAAGGCGACGGCCGGGGCTCGGAGAAGATGGAGAGGAAACCGGAGAGGATGGAGAGCAAGAAGGAACCTTTAGCCAAAGCCAACGGCATCGCGGGGCAGGAGATGCCCTCGGAGCCCGGCAGCCCTTACCCCGAGGGACCCCGGGTGCCACCGAGCACGGAGAGGCCGACGCAGCCCAACGGGTGGCCCTACTCTTCCCCCAGCCGCCCCGGCAGCACCGCCTACCCCCCGCCCGATGGGGAGAGTGCTGCCCATCGCCGCAGCTTTGCCCCCCGCACCAACCCCGAGAAGATCGCCCAGCGCAAGAGCTCCATGAcgcagctgcagcagtgggtGAACCTGCGCCGGGGCAACGTGCCCCCCGAGGAGCTGCGGAG ccccaccaggTTTTACCCCGTTTCTCGCCGGGTACCCGACTACTACTCGCCCTACTCGCCCCAGTACCCCGAGGACTACCAGTACTACCCGCCCGGCGTGCGCCCCGACAGCATCTGCTCCATGCCCGCCTACGAGCGCGTGAGCCCGCCCTGGGCACTGGAGGACAAGCGCCCCTCCTTCCGCAACGGGGGCCCCTACCAGCTCCGGGAGTGGAAGGAGCACCCCGCTTTCGGCCGCCAGGACGTCCCTCTCTGGCTCGCCGGCCCCGGCAGGCAGCCGGCTTATTTCGACGAGGTGGACGCCGCCTCGGGGTCCCTGCGGCGCATGTCGCTGCAGCCCCGCTCCCGCTCCGTGCCGCGCTCGCCCAGTCAGGGCTCCTACACCCGGGCTTGCGTCTACTCCCCCGTCCGCTCGCCCAGCGCCCGTTTCGAGCGGCTGCCGCCCCGGGGAGAGGAGATTTACGCCGACCCCGCCGCCTTCATGATGAGGAGGTCCATCAGTTCGCCCAAG TATGACTACCTGGGCGACAGGCGGCCCGTCCCCGCGGGGATGTTCCCGTACCACTACCCAGCATCTCCTACAGTCCACGACAAAATG GATGAACTTTTAGACCTGCAGTTGCAAAGAAACCTAGAGTATTTGGACCAGCAG GTGACGCCCTTCCCCGAAGCCTACAGGGAGCCTCTGCACGCCTACAAGATAAGCGAGCAAGACACCGAT aagctgctgggGAAGCTGTGCGAGCAGAACAAGGTGCTGCGGGAGCAGGAGAGGCTGGTGCAGCAGCTCCGAGCGGAGAAG GAGAGCCTGGAGAGTGCCCTGATGGGGACGCACCAGGAGCTGGAGATGTTCGGCAGCCAGCCAGCTTATCCGGAGAAGCTGCTGCACAAGAAGGAATCGCTGCAGAACCAGCTCATCAACATCCGCGTCGAGCTCTCGCAGGCCAGCACG GCTTTGGCCAACAGCACCGCTGAGTACGAGAGCCTGGAGAGCGAGGTGTCCGCCCTGCACGATGACCTCTGGGAGCAGCTGAACCTCGACATCCAG AACGAAATGGTCAACAGGCAGATCCAGAAGGAGATCTGGCGGATCCAGGACGTGATGGAGGGGCTGAGGAAGAACAACCCGTCCCGCGGCACGGACACCGCCAAGCACAGAG tggcCATCGGCCCCTCGGGCACGTACAGCTCCAACAGCCCCGCCAGCCCCCTGAGCTCGGCCAGCCTCACCAGCCCCCTGAGCCCCTTCTCCCTCGTCTCCGGCTCCCAGGGCTCGCCCACCAAGCCGGGTCCCAGCGAG GAACCCGGCCCGCCTCGACCTCCCCTCCCCAAGTCGTACGTCCCCCTGGAGCCTCCTCCGACCGTCCCTCCGCTCCCTAGCGAGAGCCGCCCCTGGCCGTACCCCACCTCCCCTTCCTGGCAGCGAGGCGGCGAGGCGCAGAGGGGACAG CCCAAGCCGAGCTTCGAGCAGAGCAAGAAGGAGACGCAGCGAGCGGCTGCCCCCACTGCCCCCACCGAGGGGCCGCcgggcaggcaggagcaggaggcagagaagcAAGCGGCTCTCAACAAAG TGGGCATCGTGCCCCCCCGAACCAAGTCTCcgccggaggaggaggtggtgccCGCGGGCAGCATGCTGAGGAGGAGCGCCGGCGGCATGGCCAACGGGCTGGGATCCAAG GAGAGGCCGAAGAGCGCCGTGTTTGCCAACGAGACGAAGGTGAAGATGAGCGTGGAGGAGCAGATCGACCGCATGAAGCGCCACCAGAGCGGCTCCATGAAGGAGAAGCGGcgcagcctgcagctgctgggcagccagcagcccgaCACCCCCGGCACGAAGGCACCCGCCTCCTACAAGGTG GTGCGCCGGCACCGCAGCATCCACGAGGTGGACATCTCGGACCTGGAGGCAGCGCTGCGCTCCGACGACCCTGGCAAGGTCCACGAGACGCCCCGGGAGGAGATCGCCCGGCTGCGCAAGATGGAGCTGGAGCCGCAGCACTACGACGTGGATATCAACAAGGAG ctATCCACGCCGGACAAAGTCCTCATCCCCGAGCGGTACATCGAGCTGGAGCCCGACACGCCGCTCAGCCCCGAAGAGatgaaggagaagcagaagaaggtGGAAAGGATAAAAACCCTCATTGCCAAGTCCAG CCTGCAGAACGTCATCCCCCTGGGCGAGGGGGAGGTGGACACCCCCCAGGACCCCGAAacgcagctgcaggagcaggagaagaGGATAGAGATCTCGTGCGCGCTGGCTGCTGAGGCGTCCCGCCGGGGCCGCATGCTCTCGG CTCAATGCGCTACCCCAAgccctcccacctccccagcctccccgacTCCACCGACCAACCCCCTCTCGTCTGAACCATCCCGGGTCGCCGACAGCAGCCATTTTATGCGTGTCTGA
- the PLEKHA6 gene encoding pleckstrin homology domain-containing family A member 6 isoform X5, translated as MSSKAGGKRPATSSSSEPSNHAMVSEVPPERPGGRASRPSRKGIAFGKRSNSMKRNPNAAVTKSGWLYKQASSGVKQWNKRWFVLVDRCLFYYKDEKEESILGSIPLLSFRVAAVQPSDNISRKHTFKAEHAGIRTYFFSAENTEEQESWIQAMGEAARVQIPPTQRHEKTDSENIPPSKHHHHRNAVHREHPKADPDAKTRGEGDGRGSEKMERKPERMESKKEPLAKANGIAGQEMPSEPGSPYPEGPRVPPSTERPTQPNGWPYSSPSRPGSTAYPPPDGESAAHRRSFAPRTNPEKIAQRKSSMTQLQQWVNLRRGNVPPEELRSPTRFYPVSRRVPDYYSPYSPQYPEDYQYYPPGVRPDSICSMPAYERVSPPWALEDKRPSFRNGGPYQLREWKEHPAFGRQDVPLWLAGPGRQPAYFDEVDAASGSLRRMSLQPRSRSVPRSPSQGSYTRACVYSPVRSPSARFERLPPRGEEIYADPAAFMMRRSISSPKYDYLGDRRPVPAGMFPYHYPASPTVHDKMDELLDLQLQRNLEYLDQQMSESETLISMVNRMVETSSPRAQLYMQVTPFPEAYREPLHAYKISEQDTDKLLGKLCEQNKVLREQERLVQQLRAEKESLESALMGTHQELEMFGSQPAYPEKLLHKKESLQNQLINIRVELSQASTALANSTAEYESLESEVSALHDDLWEQLNLDIQNEMVNRQIQKEIWRIQDVMEGLRKNNPSRGTDTAKHRVAIGPSGTYSSNSPASPLSSASLTSPLSPFSLVSGSQGSPTKPGPSEEPGPPRPPLPKSYVPLEPPPTVPPLPSESRPWPYPTSPSWQRGGEAQRGQPKPSFEQSKKETQRAAAPTAPTEGPPGRQEQEAEKQAALNKVGIVPPRTKSPPEEEVVPAGSMLRRSAGGMANGLGSKERPKSAVFANETKVKMSVEEQIDRMKRHQSGSMKEKRRSLQLLGSQQPDTPGTKAPASYKVVRRHRSIHEVDISDLEAALRSDDPGKVHETPREEIARLRKMELEPQHYDVDINKELSTPDKVLIPERYIELEPDTPLSPEEMKEKQKKVERIKTLIAKSSLQNVIPLGEGEVDTPQDPETQLQEQEKRIEISCALAAEASRRGRMLSAQCATPSPPTSPASPTPPTNPLSSEPSRVADSSHFMRV; from the exons ATGTCAAGCAAAGCAGGCGGCAAGCGCCCGGcgaccagcagcagcagtgagcccTCCAACCACGCCATGGTGTCGGAGGTGCCCCCGGAGCGCCCCGGAGGCCGG GCATCGCGCCCCTCCCGCAAGGGCATCGCCTTCGGGAAGCGCTCCAACTCCATGAAGAGGAACCCCAACGCTGCCGTGACCAAAAGTGGCTGGCTCTACAAGCAG GCCAGTTCGGGGGTGAAGCAGTGGAACAAGCGCTGGTTCGTGCTGGTGGATCGCTGCCTCTTCTACTACAAAG ACGAGAAGGAGGAGAGCATCCTGGGCAGCATCCCCCTCCTCAGCTTCCGCGTGGCGGCCGTGCAGCCCTCCGACAACATCAGCAGGAAGCACACCTTTAAG GCCGAGCACGCCGGCATCCGGACCTATTTCTTCAGCGCCGAGAACACGGAGGAGCAGGAATCCTGGATCCAAGCCATGGGCGAAGCCGCCCGGGTGCAGATCCCCCCCACCCAGAG ACACGAGAAGACAGACTCGGAAAACATCCCTCCCAGcaagcaccaccaccaccgcaaCGCCGTGCACCGCGAGCACCCCAAGGCCGACCCCGACGCCAAGACCCGGGGTGAAGGCGACGGCCGGGGCTCGGAGAAGATGGAGAGGAAACCGGAGAGGATGGAGAGCAAGAAGGAACCTTTAGCCAAAGCCAACGGCATCGCGGGGCAGGAGATGCCCTCGGAGCCCGGCAGCCCTTACCCCGAGGGACCCCGGGTGCCACCGAGCACGGAGAGGCCGACGCAGCCCAACGGGTGGCCCTACTCTTCCCCCAGCCGCCCCGGCAGCACCGCCTACCCCCCGCCCGATGGGGAGAGTGCTGCCCATCGCCGCAGCTTTGCCCCCCGCACCAACCCCGAGAAGATCGCCCAGCGCAAGAGCTCCATGAcgcagctgcagcagtgggtGAACCTGCGCCGGGGCAACGTGCCCCCCGAGGAGCTGCGGAG ccccaccaggTTTTACCCCGTTTCTCGCCGGGTACCCGACTACTACTCGCCCTACTCGCCCCAGTACCCCGAGGACTACCAGTACTACCCGCCCGGCGTGCGCCCCGACAGCATCTGCTCCATGCCCGCCTACGAGCGCGTGAGCCCGCCCTGGGCACTGGAGGACAAGCGCCCCTCCTTCCGCAACGGGGGCCCCTACCAGCTCCGGGAGTGGAAGGAGCACCCCGCTTTCGGCCGCCAGGACGTCCCTCTCTGGCTCGCCGGCCCCGGCAGGCAGCCGGCTTATTTCGACGAGGTGGACGCCGCCTCGGGGTCCCTGCGGCGCATGTCGCTGCAGCCCCGCTCCCGCTCCGTGCCGCGCTCGCCCAGTCAGGGCTCCTACACCCGGGCTTGCGTCTACTCCCCCGTCCGCTCGCCCAGCGCCCGTTTCGAGCGGCTGCCGCCCCGGGGAGAGGAGATTTACGCCGACCCCGCCGCCTTCATGATGAGGAGGTCCATCAGTTCGCCCAAG TATGACTACCTGGGCGACAGGCGGCCCGTCCCCGCGGGGATGTTCCCGTACCACTACCCAGCATCTCCTACAGTCCACGACAAAATG GATGAACTTTTAGACCTGCAGTTGCAAAGAAACCTAGAGTATTTGGACCAGCAG ATGAGCGAGAGCGAAACCCTGATCAGTATGGTGAACAGGATGGTGGAGACCTCCTCCCCTAGGGCTCAGCTCTACATGCAA GTGACGCCCTTCCCCGAAGCCTACAGGGAGCCTCTGCACGCCTACAAGATAAGCGAGCAAGACACCGAT aagctgctgggGAAGCTGTGCGAGCAGAACAAGGTGCTGCGGGAGCAGGAGAGGCTGGTGCAGCAGCTCCGAGCGGAGAAG GAGAGCCTGGAGAGTGCCCTGATGGGGACGCACCAGGAGCTGGAGATGTTCGGCAGCCAGCCAGCTTATCCGGAGAAGCTGCTGCACAAGAAGGAATCGCTGCAGAACCAGCTCATCAACATCCGCGTCGAGCTCTCGCAGGCCAGCACG GCTTTGGCCAACAGCACCGCTGAGTACGAGAGCCTGGAGAGCGAGGTGTCCGCCCTGCACGATGACCTCTGGGAGCAGCTGAACCTCGACATCCAG AACGAAATGGTCAACAGGCAGATCCAGAAGGAGATCTGGCGGATCCAGGACGTGATGGAGGGGCTGAGGAAGAACAACCCGTCCCGCGGCACGGACACCGCCAAGCACAGAG tggcCATCGGCCCCTCGGGCACGTACAGCTCCAACAGCCCCGCCAGCCCCCTGAGCTCGGCCAGCCTCACCAGCCCCCTGAGCCCCTTCTCCCTCGTCTCCGGCTCCCAGGGCTCGCCCACCAAGCCGGGTCCCAGCGAG GAACCCGGCCCGCCTCGACCTCCCCTCCCCAAGTCGTACGTCCCCCTGGAGCCTCCTCCGACCGTCCCTCCGCTCCCTAGCGAGAGCCGCCCCTGGCCGTACCCCACCTCCCCTTCCTGGCAGCGAGGCGGCGAGGCGCAGAGGGGACAG CCCAAGCCGAGCTTCGAGCAGAGCAAGAAGGAGACGCAGCGAGCGGCTGCCCCCACTGCCCCCACCGAGGGGCCGCcgggcaggcaggagcaggaggcagagaagcAAGCGGCTCTCAACAAAG TGGGCATCGTGCCCCCCCGAACCAAGTCTCcgccggaggaggaggtggtgccCGCGGGCAGCATGCTGAGGAGGAGCGCCGGCGGCATGGCCAACGGGCTGGGATCCAAG GAGAGGCCGAAGAGCGCCGTGTTTGCCAACGAGACGAAGGTGAAGATGAGCGTGGAGGAGCAGATCGACCGCATGAAGCGCCACCAGAGCGGCTCCATGAAGGAGAAGCGGcgcagcctgcagctgctgggcagccagcagcccgaCACCCCCGGCACGAAGGCACCCGCCTCCTACAAGGTG GTGCGCCGGCACCGCAGCATCCACGAGGTGGACATCTCGGACCTGGAGGCAGCGCTGCGCTCCGACGACCCTGGCAAGGTCCACGAGACGCCCCGGGAGGAGATCGCCCGGCTGCGCAAGATGGAGCTGGAGCCGCAGCACTACGACGTGGATATCAACAAGGAG ctATCCACGCCGGACAAAGTCCTCATCCCCGAGCGGTACATCGAGCTGGAGCCCGACACGCCGCTCAGCCCCGAAGAGatgaaggagaagcagaagaaggtGGAAAGGATAAAAACCCTCATTGCCAAGTCCAG CCTGCAGAACGTCATCCCCCTGGGCGAGGGGGAGGTGGACACCCCCCAGGACCCCGAAacgcagctgcaggagcaggagaagaGGATAGAGATCTCGTGCGCGCTGGCTGCTGAGGCGTCCCGCCGGGGCCGCATGCTCTCGG CTCAATGCGCTACCCCAAgccctcccacctccccagcctccccgacTCCACCGACCAACCCCCTCTCGTCTGAACCATCCCGGGTCGCCGACAGCAGCCATTTTATGCGTGTCTGA